Proteins encoded in a region of the Cryptosporangium minutisporangium genome:
- a CDS encoding globin produces the protein MSAAPEPSVDFYEAVGGGETFRRLVAAFYRGVAEDQVLRPLYPEEDLGPAEERFRLFLQQYWGGPRTYSEQRGHPRLRMRHAPFRVGLAERDAWLRRMRDAMDEIALAPEYDAAMWDYFVRAADFMVNNVEDLQQGRAPQI, from the coding sequence ATGAGTGCTGCACCTGAACCCTCGGTGGACTTCTACGAGGCCGTCGGCGGGGGCGAGACGTTCCGCCGTTTGGTGGCCGCGTTCTACCGCGGCGTCGCCGAGGACCAGGTGCTCCGCCCGCTCTATCCGGAAGAGGACCTCGGCCCGGCCGAGGAGCGGTTCCGGCTCTTCCTCCAGCAGTACTGGGGCGGCCCCCGCACCTACTCCGAGCAGCGTGGCCACCCCCGGCTGCGGATGCGCCACGCCCCGTTCCGGGTCGGCCTCGCCGAGCGGGACGCCTGGCTGCGCCGGATGCGCGACGCGATGGACGAGATCGCGCTGGCGCCCGAGTACGACGCCGCGATGTGGGACTACTTCGTGCGGGCCGCCGACTTCATGGTGAACAACGTCGAGGACCTGCAGCAGGGCCGCGCCCCACAGATCTGA
- a CDS encoding mechanosensitive ion channel family protein, which translates to MRITTAVPSWFEEWPTFLRDDVTPNCAKGAANEGSVCAWVWEETGSRWLSNAVEWLLAKPILVLLIVVTAMIIRWVLHRFINSLTSVGNSETDEKTDDAPAKKKPKILRPFREKAESALLASGLMSERRAQRASTLGSVLRSVTSIIIFIVAGSTILGLFNINLAPLVASAGIAGVALGFGAQSLVRDYLSGIFMILEDQYGVGDIVDLGEAGGTVENVGLRVTTVRDVRGVVWYIRNGEILRVGNKSQGWAQVVIDVPLPFGTDLEKAHEVMTESAARLTEEDDFKDDLLAPPEVLGVEQMTATGMMLRVTVRTTTAAQWRVARELRARISADLDAAGITSGITPTPAPAPQ; encoded by the coding sequence ATGCGCATCACCACCGCCGTGCCCTCCTGGTTCGAGGAGTGGCCCACCTTCCTCCGCGATGACGTGACCCCGAACTGCGCCAAGGGCGCTGCCAACGAGGGGTCGGTCTGCGCGTGGGTGTGGGAGGAGACCGGCAGCCGCTGGCTCTCCAACGCCGTCGAGTGGCTGCTCGCGAAGCCGATCTTGGTGCTGCTGATCGTCGTCACCGCGATGATCATCCGGTGGGTCCTGCACCGGTTCATCAACAGTCTGACGTCGGTCGGGAACTCCGAGACCGACGAGAAGACCGACGACGCACCCGCCAAGAAGAAGCCGAAGATCCTGCGGCCGTTCCGAGAGAAGGCCGAGTCGGCGTTGCTGGCCAGCGGCCTGATGAGCGAACGGAGGGCGCAGCGGGCCAGCACGCTGGGTTCGGTGCTCCGCAGCGTCACCTCGATCATCATCTTCATCGTCGCGGGCTCGACGATCCTCGGGCTGTTCAACATCAACCTGGCGCCGCTGGTCGCGAGCGCCGGAATCGCCGGTGTGGCGCTCGGGTTCGGCGCCCAGTCGCTCGTGCGGGACTACCTGTCCGGGATCTTCATGATCCTGGAGGACCAGTACGGCGTCGGCGACATCGTCGATCTCGGTGAGGCCGGCGGCACGGTGGAGAACGTCGGGCTGCGGGTGACGACGGTGCGCGACGTCCGCGGCGTGGTCTGGTACATCCGCAACGGCGAGATCCTCCGGGTCGGCAACAAGAGCCAGGGCTGGGCCCAGGTGGTGATCGACGTCCCGCTGCCGTTCGGCACCGATCTGGAGAAGGCGCACGAGGTGATGACCGAGTCGGCGGCGCGACTCACCGAGGAGGACGACTTCAAGGACGACCTGCTCGCGCCGCCCGAGGTGCTCGGGGTCGAGCAGATGACCGCGACCGGAATGATGCTGCGGGTCACCGTGCGAACGACGACCGCGGCGCAGTGGCGGGTGGCCCGCGAGCTGCGGGCCCGCATCAGCGCCGACCTCGACGCCGCCGGCATCACCTCCGGCATCACCCCCACCCCGGCACCTGCTCCCCAGTGA
- a CDS encoding HNH endonuclease, giving the protein MPGTAVSLVLNATYEPLCVVPVRRAAVLVLTDKAVPVTEGDGLLRSTTTVVIAPAVVRLTRFVKVPFRGQVSLTRRAVFARDGGRCVYCTAPATTIDHVIPRSRGGRHVWENVVAACTRCNHIKADRSLSELGWRLRRRPQAPTGVAWRVLGHRTPDPLWLDWLGIPEQASA; this is encoded by the coding sequence ATGCCCGGTACAGCCGTATCGCTCGTACTCAACGCCACGTACGAACCATTGTGCGTGGTACCAGTACGGCGTGCTGCCGTCCTGGTGCTCACCGACAAGGCCGTCCCCGTCACCGAGGGGGACGGCCTTCTTCGTAGTACGACCACCGTCGTGATCGCGCCGGCAGTTGTCCGGCTCACGCGTTTCGTCAAGGTTCCGTTCCGCGGCCAGGTCTCGCTGACCCGGCGTGCGGTGTTCGCCCGCGACGGCGGGCGCTGCGTGTACTGCACCGCGCCGGCCACCACCATCGACCACGTGATCCCGCGGAGTCGCGGCGGGCGGCACGTGTGGGAGAACGTCGTCGCGGCGTGCACGCGGTGCAACCACATCAAGGCCGACCGGTCGCTCTCCGAGCTGGGCTGGCGTCTCCGCCGCCGCCCGCAAGCGCCGACCGGCGTGGCCTGGCGAGTTCTCGGTCACCGCACGCCCGATCCCCTGTGGCTCGACTGGCTGGGTATCCCCGAACAGGCCTCCGCATAG
- a CDS encoding protein kinase domain-containing protein, with protein MTSVGADTVDLVCGPDGPLPEGRQRYRLTGRLGSGGQADVFRGVRLSSGVRSAPVTVKVFRADHRRPVLDQMRSWDKGDAVLMDLNTRDVPGICLRVDGFYGAPPVRPDATSVLGADTDRRIPYQVLDYLPGHTLLQHVAKQAGGENVPRLNGATVLTGLARTIALLHHPAERGESAVLHMDVKPANVLVLPSGEVRLIDFTAARYHDPQHITTIAHTPESAGPEAFTGVVGPSYDVHGFGSVAYHLLTGWLPRADRATSHYDGALVAPGALRRHPLLDAHPALAAHLLAPLDDSPANRPLSSELVGWVATLARLAAAVPAASAHVDWAAAGVPLDRTRVATPTRVERVPPAAPVARASVPAAKGAAKVGAAAAAVPASAPPAPSGANRSAPPGRPSVPNPTAPLPDYRAAGESAPRSGPPAAPQSGPPVGPKIPSGVAKVGPRQPRNEDGDGRYGYPPQAPSAPPQQRDDPYGGQRPHGGDQAPAGPLRRQGKAYTTFSVVIAAASWLLWLATVAIISGADTSEPITALVLVVAGAFGVWWLIRLGGHLIRTTLDRGSRRSTLVQNLATGTFILLCATVFLTRATGNFSDVGEMISEWWSNLWDSIWPF; from the coding sequence ATGACGAGTGTGGGAGCGGACACCGTCGACCTGGTCTGCGGGCCGGACGGGCCGCTTCCCGAAGGTCGTCAGCGGTATCGGCTGACCGGGCGGTTGGGCTCCGGTGGCCAGGCGGACGTCTTCCGCGGCGTCCGGCTCTCCAGCGGCGTCCGCTCGGCACCGGTCACCGTGAAGGTGTTCCGTGCCGACCACCGTCGTCCGGTGCTCGACCAGATGCGGTCGTGGGACAAGGGCGACGCGGTCCTGATGGACCTCAACACGCGCGACGTTCCCGGCATCTGCCTCCGCGTCGACGGGTTCTACGGCGCCCCACCGGTGCGTCCGGACGCGACGTCGGTTCTCGGCGCCGACACCGACCGCCGGATCCCGTACCAGGTGCTCGACTACCTGCCCGGGCACACGCTGCTGCAGCACGTCGCGAAGCAGGCCGGTGGCGAGAACGTCCCGCGGCTGAACGGGGCGACGGTGCTCACCGGGCTGGCCCGCACCATCGCGCTGCTCCACCACCCGGCCGAGCGTGGTGAGAGCGCCGTCCTGCACATGGACGTGAAGCCCGCGAACGTCCTCGTCCTGCCCAGCGGTGAGGTTCGCCTGATCGACTTCACCGCGGCCCGCTACCACGACCCGCAGCACATCACGACGATCGCGCACACGCCGGAGTCGGCGGGCCCGGAGGCTTTCACCGGCGTCGTCGGCCCGTCGTACGACGTGCACGGCTTCGGCTCGGTCGCCTACCACCTGCTGACCGGCTGGCTGCCGCGCGCAGACCGCGCGACCTCCCACTACGACGGTGCGCTGGTCGCGCCCGGTGCGCTCCGCAGGCACCCGCTGCTGGACGCTCATCCCGCGCTGGCCGCGCACCTGCTCGCACCGCTCGACGACAGCCCGGCCAACCGCCCGCTCAGCTCGGAGCTGGTGGGCTGGGTCGCGACGCTGGCCCGGCTGGCGGCTGCGGTGCCGGCGGCGAGCGCGCACGTCGACTGGGCGGCCGCCGGAGTGCCGCTCGACCGGACCCGGGTGGCGACCCCGACCAGGGTGGAGCGAGTACCCCCCGCCGCGCCGGTGGCGCGGGCGTCCGTCCCGGCAGCGAAGGGCGCGGCCAAGGTCGGCGCGGCCGCCGCTGCGGTACCCGCCTCTGCGCCCCCCGCTCCCTCCGGGGCCAACCGCTCGGCTCCGCCTGGGCGGCCCTCCGTGCCGAATCCGACGGCGCCGCTGCCCGACTACCGAGCGGCCGGGGAGAGCGCGCCGCGGTCCGGCCCGCCCGCGGCGCCGCAGTCCGGCCCGCCGGTCGGACCGAAGATTCCCAGCGGAGTAGCCAAGGTCGGTCCTCGGCAGCCGCGGAACGAGGACGGCGACGGACGCTACGGCTACCCGCCCCAGGCGCCCAGCGCACCACCGCAGCAGCGGGACGACCCGTACGGTGGTCAGCGGCCCCACGGCGGTGACCAGGCGCCCGCCGGCCCGCTCCGTCGTCAGGGCAAGGCGTACACCACGTTCTCCGTGGTCATCGCGGCGGCGTCCTGGCTGCTGTGGCTCGCCACGGTGGCGATCATCAGCGGCGCCGACACCAGCGAGCCGATCACCGCGCTGGTGCTCGTGGTCGCCGGCGCGTTCGGGGTGTGGTGGCTGATACGGCTCGGCGGTCACCTGATCCGTACGACGCTCGACCGGGGATCACGCCGCAGCACGCTCGTGCAGAACCTCGCGACGGGCACGTTCATCCTGCTTTGCGCGACCGTGTTCCTCACCCGCGCGACCGGCAACTTCTCCGACGTCGGCGAGATGATCAGCGAGTGGTGGTCGAACCTCTGGGACAGCATCTGGCCGTTCTGA
- a CDS encoding cupin domain-containing protein, producing MNPVAVASLQLEPSPLDPGQIVAGAPVVSQRELWRSPDGGTATGVWQITPGEVTDTEADEVFTVIHGRATIHVDGGPTYDVGPGDVAVLHAGDHTRWVVHETLRKVYTVALG from the coding sequence GTGAACCCAGTCGCCGTCGCGTCGTTGCAGCTCGAACCGTCCCCGCTCGACCCCGGGCAGATCGTCGCCGGCGCGCCGGTGGTGTCCCAGCGGGAACTCTGGCGCTCCCCGGACGGTGGTACGGCCACCGGCGTCTGGCAGATCACGCCGGGCGAGGTGACCGACACCGAGGCCGACGAGGTGTTCACGGTGATCCACGGCCGCGCAACGATCCACGTCGACGGCGGCCCCACGTACGACGTCGGGCCGGGCGACGTCGCGGTCCTGCACGCCGGCGACCACACGCGCTGGGTCGTGCACGAGACGCTGCGCAAGGTCTACACGGTCGCCCTGGGCTGA
- the kynU gene encoding kynureninase, which translates to MLTSPTILDDQDPLARFRAGFVHADPDLIYLDGNSLGRLPRTTADRVATAIAEEWGRGLIRSWSHWIDLARAVGDQIATGVVSARPGEVLVGDSTTVNLYKLAAAALDARPDRRVIVLDDDNFPTDLYVLQGLAAARNFELRVVRADIDAGLDVDTIRAALDEDVALLCLSHVAYRSGALAEMSTITDAAHRVGALALWDLSHAAGSVPVPLTESGADLAVGCTYKYLNGGPGAPAFLYVREELQATLRQPIWGWFGQQDQFAMGPTYQPVAGIERFAVGTPPVLGLYAVEEGIRPVTEAGIDAIRAKGMALTSYAVELHDAWLAPLGFRLASPRDAERRGGHVSLYHPDAWRICQALIARHVVPDYRTPDRLRLGFSPLTTSFADVWTGFERLRDLVAAEEHLTFDATPTRVT; encoded by the coding sequence GTGCTCACCTCGCCGACCATCCTGGACGATCAGGACCCGCTCGCCCGATTCCGCGCCGGGTTCGTACACGCCGATCCCGATTTGATCTATCTCGACGGTAATTCGCTCGGCCGCCTTCCCCGCACCACCGCGGACCGGGTCGCCACCGCGATCGCCGAGGAGTGGGGCCGCGGCCTGATCCGGTCGTGGTCGCACTGGATCGACCTCGCGCGTGCCGTCGGTGACCAGATCGCGACCGGGGTGGTCTCGGCGCGGCCCGGGGAGGTGCTGGTCGGCGACTCGACGACCGTCAACCTCTACAAGCTCGCCGCCGCGGCCCTGGACGCTCGCCCCGATCGCCGGGTGATCGTCCTCGACGACGACAACTTCCCGACCGACCTGTACGTACTGCAGGGGCTCGCGGCCGCGCGGAATTTCGAGTTGCGGGTCGTTCGGGCCGACATCGACGCCGGGCTCGACGTCGACACGATCCGGGCCGCACTCGACGAGGACGTCGCCCTGCTCTGCCTGTCGCACGTGGCCTACCGCTCCGGCGCGCTGGCCGAGATGTCGACGATCACGGACGCCGCCCATCGGGTCGGCGCGCTGGCGCTCTGGGATCTCTCGCACGCCGCCGGGAGCGTTCCGGTGCCGCTGACCGAGAGCGGGGCGGACCTCGCCGTCGGGTGCACCTACAAGTACCTCAACGGCGGCCCGGGGGCGCCCGCGTTCCTGTACGTCCGGGAGGAGTTGCAGGCGACGCTCCGGCAGCCGATCTGGGGTTGGTTCGGGCAGCAGGACCAGTTCGCGATGGGGCCGACGTACCAGCCGGTCGCCGGCATCGAGCGCTTCGCGGTGGGGACGCCGCCGGTGCTCGGCCTGTACGCGGTGGAGGAGGGCATCCGGCCGGTGACCGAGGCCGGCATCGACGCGATCCGCGCGAAGGGCATGGCGCTGACGTCGTACGCGGTGGAGCTCCACGACGCGTGGCTGGCGCCGCTCGGGTTCCGGCTGGCGTCGCCGCGGGACGCCGAGCGGCGGGGCGGACACGTGAGCCTGTACCACCCGGACGCGTGGCGTATCTGCCAGGCGTTGATCGCCCGGCACGTCGTCCCCGACTACCGGACGCCGGACCGGCTGCGGTTGGGCTTCTCCCCGCTGACGACGAGCTTCGCGGACGTGTGGACCGGCTTCGAACGGCTGCGCGACCTGGTCGCGGCGGAGGAGCACCTGACTTTCGACGCGACGCCAACCCGAGTGACCTGA
- a CDS encoding DUF5130 family protein: MSASQLTSIANGAAAAGPFSSRQLFRIDEALTAADRETGLTFSVYVGALDEPLRESAEALLDTLPAPADSVLLAVSPNQRALEIVTGHRAAKRIPDRACELAGMSMRAAFQGGDLAGGIVTGLRMLADRAARQGLRR; encoded by the coding sequence CTGTCGGCCAGCCAGCTCACGTCGATCGCGAACGGTGCCGCTGCGGCGGGTCCGTTCAGCTCGCGGCAGCTGTTCCGGATCGACGAGGCGCTCACCGCCGCTGACCGGGAGACCGGGCTGACGTTCAGCGTCTACGTGGGTGCACTCGACGAGCCGCTGCGCGAGTCCGCCGAGGCGCTGCTGGACACGTTGCCCGCGCCGGCGGACTCGGTGCTGCTCGCGGTGTCGCCGAACCAGCGGGCGCTGGAGATCGTCACCGGGCACCGGGCCGCGAAGCGCATCCCCGACCGGGCGTGCGAGCTCGCCGGAATGTCCATGCGCGCCGCGTTCCAAGGCGGCGACCTGGCCGGCGGCATCGTGACCGGCCTCCGCATGCTCGCCGACCGCGCCGCCCGCCAAGGCCTTCGCCGCTAG